From a region of the Paenibacillus lutimineralis genome:
- the glmM gene encoding phosphoglucosamine mutase, which produces MGKYFGTDGVRGIANQELTAELAYRIGRCGGYVLTGQAAKPKVVIGMDTRISGVMLESALVAGLLSIGADVVRLGVVTTPAVALLTRMLEADAGVMISASHNPVEDNGIKFFGSDGFKLLDETELKIEELLDKETDELPRPIGDGLGSVTVDYDSKLKYLEHLKKTISHSFEGLKVVLDCANGAAYELAPRLFRELGAEVHTIGAEPNGLNINDHCGSTHPELLKEEVVRLGAHIGLAFDGDADRLIAIDEHGEEVDGDYILCICGHAMNQAGKLKDGTIVSTVMSNFGFYKAMKKLSLNTEQTAVGDRYVMAEMIRGGYNLGGEQSGHVIFLDHNTTGDGILTAIQLADTLLASGQPLSELKKVMKKYPQVLVNVRVQDKSKYAGNAAIEEAVAAVERKLGDNGRVLVRPSGTESLIRVMAEGPDKEEIEQLVAEIVAVVETELV; this is translated from the coding sequence ATGGGGAAGTATTTTGGAACGGATGGAGTAAGAGGAATAGCAAATCAGGAACTCACAGCTGAATTAGCATATCGAATTGGCCGCTGTGGCGGGTATGTACTGACAGGCCAGGCAGCTAAGCCGAAGGTAGTTATAGGTATGGATACGCGGATCTCCGGCGTTATGCTGGAATCGGCTCTGGTCGCCGGTCTGTTGTCGATTGGTGCGGATGTCGTTCGGCTCGGCGTAGTCACTACACCAGCGGTTGCTCTATTAACTCGGATGCTCGAGGCGGATGCAGGGGTTATGATCTCAGCATCGCATAATCCGGTAGAGGACAACGGGATCAAGTTCTTTGGTAGCGACGGCTTCAAGCTGTTGGATGAGACGGAACTGAAGATTGAGGAACTCTTGGATAAAGAGACAGATGAGCTTCCTCGTCCTATCGGCGACGGGCTCGGTTCGGTTACGGTGGATTATGATTCCAAGCTAAAATATTTGGAGCACTTGAAGAAGACGATTAGCCACTCCTTTGAAGGCTTGAAGGTTGTTCTTGATTGTGCGAATGGTGCAGCCTATGAGCTAGCTCCAAGACTGTTCAGAGAGCTTGGCGCTGAGGTCCATACAATTGGTGCCGAACCGAACGGACTTAACATTAATGATCATTGCGGCTCGACGCATCCTGAGCTTTTGAAAGAAGAAGTTGTACGTCTTGGTGCCCATATTGGTCTGGCCTTTGACGGGGATGCCGATCGTCTGATTGCAATAGATGAGCATGGCGAGGAAGTAGACGGAGACTATATTCTCTGCATCTGCGGACATGCGATGAACCAGGCTGGCAAGCTGAAGGACGGTACAATCGTCTCGACGGTTATGAGTAATTTCGGGTTCTACAAGGCTATGAAGAAGCTGTCTCTGAATACGGAACAGACTGCGGTCGGCGACCGTTATGTTATGGCTGAGATGATCCGTGGGGGATATAATCTTGGCGGGGAGCAGTCCGGGCATGTTATTTTCCTCGATCATAATACGACTGGTGACGGTATTCTGACAGCCATTCAATTGGCAGACACACTGCTGGCTTCTGGTCAACCGCTAAGCGAGTTGAAGAAGGTGATGAAGAAGTATCCGCAGGTGCTTGTAAATGTCCGTGTACAGGATAAGAGCAAGTATGCAGGGAATGCCGCAATCGAGGAAGCTGTAGCGGCTGTAGAGCGCAAGCTTGGCGATAACGGCCGTGTCTTGGTACGTCCATCTGGAACGGAATCGTTGATCCGTGTTATGGCAGAAGGACCGGACAAAGAAGAAATCGAACAGTTAGTCGCGGAAATTGTGGCAGTAGTAGAGACGGAATTGGTATAA